The Novosphingobium terrae genome segment AACGCGCCCATCGGCCCATTCCACACCAGCGTCTTGCAGGTCTTGAGCGCATCGCCCACCGCTTCCACCGCCGTCGGGCCAACGTCGAGGATCATCTCGTCGGCAGCGACCTCATGCACATTGGTGGTGCGCAGCGATGGCGGATTGGCGGCGAATTCCTTCGACACCACCACCTCGTAAGGCAGATGGATGGTGCAGCCCGAGGCGTCGGCGGCGTCCATGATCTCTTCGGCGGTGCCGGTCAGGTCATGTTCGCACAGGCTCTTGCCCACATCCACGCCGCGCGCGGCCAGGAAGGTGTTGGCCATGCCGCCGCCGATCACCAGATGATCGACCTGCGTCACCAGATGCTTCAACACGTCCAGCTTGGACGACACCTTGGCACCACCAACCACAGCGGCAACCGGCTTCACCGGATTGCCCAGCGCCTTTTCCAGCGCCTCCAGTTCGGCTTGCATGCTGCGACCGGCATAGGCGGGCAGCACATGAGCCAGACCCTCGGTGGAGGCATGAGCGCGGTGCGCGGCGGAGAAGGCATCGTTGACATAGATGTCGCCATTGGCGGCGATGGCCTTCACCAGCTCGGGATCGTTCTTTTCCTCGCCGGGCCAGAAGCGGGTGTTCTCCAGCAGGGCCACATCGCCCTCGCCCAGAATGCCGATGGCCTGCTTGACGATATCCCCGGCGATCTCGGGCACGAACATCACTTCGCGCTCCAGCACCTTCTCCACCGCGCCCAGCACGAGGCTCAGCGACTGGTCCGAGGTGCGCTGCCCCTTGGGACGGCCGAAATGCGCCAGCAGCAGCACCTTGGCGCCCTTGAGCGAGAGTTCCTTGATCGTCGGCGCGGCGGCGCGCACGCGGGTGTCGTCGGTGACGGCGCCATCCTGCATCGGCAGGTTGAGGTCGACGCGCAGCAGCACGACCTTGCCCTTCACATCACCCAGATCGTCAAGCTTGCGGAAATTGGCCATGGTTTCCCCCAGCCCCTCGGCGCGGCAGCGCGGAAGGCATCAGAACATCACCCGCAGCCTAGAAGCGCGGGCCATAAAGAGAAAGGGCGGGACTTTCGCCCCGCCCCGCTTTTGGATCAGAGCAGCTTGCCCATCGCGCCGGCCGTATCGACCATGCGGTTGGAGAAGCCCCACTCATTGTCGTACCAGCTCAGCACGCGCACCATCTTGCCTTCCAGCACAGCCGTTTCCAGGCTGTCGATGGTGGACGAGTGCGAGTCATGGTTGAAGTCG includes the following:
- a CDS encoding phosphoglycerate kinase, with translation MANFRKLDDLGDVKGKVVLLRVDLNLPMQDGAVTDDTRVRAAAPTIKELSLKGAKVLLLAHFGRPKGQRTSDQSLSLVLGAVEKVLEREVMFVPEIAGDIVKQAIGILGEGDVALLENTRFWPGEEKNDPELVKAIAANGDIYVNDAFSAAHRAHASTEGLAHVLPAYAGRSMQAELEALEKALGNPVKPVAAVVGGAKVSSKLDVLKHLVTQVDHLVIGGGMANTFLAARGVDVGKSLCEHDLTGTAEEIMDAADASGCTIHLPYEVVVSKEFAANPPSLRTTNVHEVAADEMILDVGPTAVEAVGDALKTCKTLVWNGPMGAFETVPFDAATVALAKIAAALTKEGSLVSVAGGGDTVAALHHAGVANDFSYISTAGGAFLEWMEGRELPGVKALEI